From one Bacteroidota bacterium genomic stretch:
- a CDS encoding efflux RND transporter permease subunit: protein MKKLVSTFVKYPFYANLAIAVFLIAGLISILNLKLSFFPERPSKDLFVTMAYPGASPKEMEEGVTIRVEEALRSIVGIKEISSTSSENFTTINVKIFSEYDVDDVLLEVKNAVDGIVSFPRDAEKPIVYKQRPRSMAGFMALSGDVDLITLKLLSDEIENDFLNSGVLSQVTVQGVPELEISIETKEETLLRYGLTFNDVSNAIAQNNIDLSGGLIRSDKEEILIRTRNRTVDPDLIGEIILRASQDGDLIKIRDVAEINLQFAEGPGKSFMNGKPSISFNINKLPEEDLGEINAYITEYAKTFNEKHPSVDLVVTYSFIKNLKARLSLLMKNGGIGLLLVVIALGFFMNFRLAAWVAWGIPASFLAMFVMANMYGITINMISLFGMILVIGILVDDGIVIGENIFSHFEKGKSPKRAAIDGAMEVIPAVVTSIATTIIAFTPLFFVEGMMSMMHDVAFVVVFSLAFSLVEAFLVLPAHLGHKWVLREDRRELKKGSFRFKVEKGISYVKLKVYGRFLHFVLKNRVIFMTIPIALVLITIGLFKGGLIKMTFFPSIPFDQFNVDIAFKPGTGEKVTEEYLIRFEEAIWEVNEDLKEDFNDTIDYVDYTFRGVGNSFSGQQIGSHAGNIMVMLRDLENTGITSFEVVNRVKEQIGEVPEAEKFTVAGRNTFGDPISISLLSNNNEELEAAKEFLKEKISEIDAVNNVNDNNVIGKQEVRIKLKPKAYVLGLNYATISNQIRLGFFGGQAQRLQSGRNELRVWVRYPQDDRLTLGQLEKVKIKTPQGEYPLGELVDYTIDRGPVSINRYNGSRVINITAGVKDPKEPTVPINAMIKDEFVPEMLAQFPTVSVEYLGQQKESKDSGASLGKSYGVAFLLILLIIMIHFKSFSQMLIIIAMIPLGILGALWGHGIEGIPVSMLSVWGIVALTGVIVNDAVVFLQKFNSLVKEGIKVKEAVHQAGIARFRAIILTTITTTVGLYPIILERSFQAQFLVPLAVSLAYGVFIGTLFILIFFPAMILLLNDFKVWLKYMWTGTKPSRENVTKAFKHDSINID, encoded by the coding sequence ATGAAAAAGTTAGTATCAACTTTTGTAAAATATCCCTTCTATGCAAACCTTGCAATTGCCGTATTTCTTATCGCAGGTTTAATTAGTATTCTCAACTTAAAACTATCCTTTTTCCCTGAAAGGCCATCAAAAGATTTATTTGTTACAATGGCTTATCCGGGCGCCTCACCAAAAGAAATGGAAGAAGGTGTTACCATTCGGGTTGAAGAAGCTTTAAGAAGTATTGTTGGGATTAAAGAAATATCATCCACTTCTTCAGAAAATTTTACGACTATAAACGTTAAAATCTTCTCAGAATATGATGTTGATGATGTCCTTTTAGAAGTTAAAAATGCAGTTGACGGAATTGTATCTTTTCCAAGAGATGCTGAAAAGCCGATTGTCTATAAACAACGACCCCGGTCTATGGCTGGATTCATGGCCTTATCAGGTGATGTTGATTTAATTACGTTAAAATTACTCTCTGATGAAATTGAAAATGATTTTCTTAATTCAGGAGTTCTTTCTCAGGTAACCGTTCAGGGTGTTCCTGAACTTGAAATATCCATTGAAACAAAAGAAGAAACACTATTACGCTATGGTTTAACTTTTAATGATGTTTCAAATGCAATTGCTCAAAATAATATTGACCTATCAGGAGGTTTGATAAGATCGGATAAAGAGGAAATTCTGATTAGAACCAGAAACAGAACTGTTGATCCTGATTTAATAGGAGAAATTATTTTACGTGCAAGCCAAGATGGTGATTTAATTAAAATTAGGGATGTTGCTGAAATCAATCTCCAATTTGCTGAAGGACCCGGGAAATCATTTATGAATGGGAAGCCTTCAATTTCATTTAACATTAATAAATTACCTGAAGAAGATTTAGGAGAAATCAATGCTTACATAACAGAATATGCAAAAACATTCAACGAAAAACATCCATCAGTTGATTTAGTTGTTACCTATAGCTTTATTAAAAACCTGAAAGCACGATTAAGCCTGCTAATGAAAAATGGTGGTATTGGCTTACTTTTAGTCGTTATTGCTTTGGGATTTTTTATGAATTTTCGATTGGCTGCATGGGTAGCATGGGGTATCCCGGCTTCTTTTCTGGCCATGTTTGTAATGGCAAATATGTATGGCATAACAATCAATATGATTTCTTTATTCGGGATGATATTAGTCATTGGAATATTGGTTGACGATGGAATTGTGATTGGCGAGAATATCTTTTCCCATTTCGAAAAAGGAAAGAGTCCGAAAAGAGCAGCTATTGATGGTGCTATGGAAGTAATCCCTGCAGTTGTCACTTCAATTGCAACAACTATCATTGCCTTTACCCCACTCTTTTTTGTGGAAGGAATGATGTCGATGATGCATGATGTTGCGTTTGTAGTTGTATTTAGTCTCGCATTTTCACTTGTTGAAGCATTTCTTGTTCTACCTGCTCACTTAGGCCATAAATGGGTATTACGAGAAGACAGACGTGAGTTAAAAAAAGGAAGTTTCCGTTTTAAGGTTGAAAAGGGAATTAGCTATGTAAAACTGAAAGTTTATGGTCGTTTCTTACATTTTGTATTAAAAAATAGGGTTATTTTTATGACCATTCCTATTGCCTTGGTACTGATTACTATTGGGCTCTTTAAAGGAGGTTTGATTAAAATGACCTTTTTCCCTAGCATCCCATTCGATCAATTTAATGTGGATATTGCTTTTAAGCCAGGAACTGGAGAAAAAGTAACTGAAGAATATTTAATTCGATTTGAGGAAGCAATTTGGGAAGTCAATGAGGATTTAAAAGAAGATTTTAATGACACTATAGATTATGTAGATTATACCTTTAGAGGTGTCGGGAATTCTTTTAGTGGGCAACAAATTGGGTCTCATGCAGGCAATATCATGGTCATGTTACGCGATCTTGAAAATACAGGTATTACAAGTTTTGAAGTAGTAAATCGTGTAAAAGAACAAATAGGTGAAGTTCCTGAAGCAGAAAAATTTACAGTTGCAGGCCGAAATACATTTGGTGATCCAATTTCTATAAGTTTACTAAGTAACAATAATGAGGAATTAGAAGCTGCAAAAGAATTCCTTAAAGAGAAAATTAGTGAGATTGATGCCGTTAATAATGTTAATGACAACAATGTAATCGGTAAACAAGAGGTTAGAATTAAACTAAAACCTAAAGCCTACGTTTTAGGACTCAATTATGCAACAATTAGCAACCAGATCAGGCTGGGTTTCTTTGGCGGTCAGGCTCAGCGCTTACAATCAGGACGAAATGAATTACGAGTTTGGGTCCGTTATCCTCAGGATGATCGATTAACTCTCGGTCAGCTTGAAAAAGTTAAAATAAAAACTCCTCAAGGAGAATATCCATTAGGTGAATTGGTTGATTATACCATTGACCGTGGCCCCGTTAGCATCAATAGATACAATGGTTCACGGGTAATTAATATCACAGCTGGCGTTAAAGATCCAAAAGAACCTACTGTACCCATTAATGCGATGATTAAGGATGAGTTTGTTCCCGAAATGCTTGCTCAGTTTCCTACTGTTTCTGTAGAATATCTTGGTCAACAAAAAGAAAGTAAAGATTCAGGAGCCAGTTTAGGCAAATCATATGGTGTCGCATTTTTACTTATTCTGTTAATCATCATGATTCACTTTAAGTCCTTCAGTCAAATGCTTATTATTATAGCAATGATTCCATTGGGTATATTAGGAGCACTTTGGGGTCATGGAATAGAAGGAATACCTGTTTCAATGCTTAGTGTGTGGGGAATTGTTGCACTCACAGGAGTTATAGTTAACGATGCTGTGGTTTTCTTACAGAAGTTTAACTCTTTGGTAAAAGAAGGGATTAAAGTTAAAGAAGCTGTTCATCAGGCTGGGATAGCAAGATTTAGAGCTATTATTCTTACAACAATAACAACTACGGTTGGTTTATATCCAATTATTCTGGAACGGAGTTTCCAGGCTCAATTTCTGGTGCCATTAGCTGTTTCTTTAGCTTACGGAGTATTTATCGGAACACTTTTTATTCTAATATTCTTTCCTGCAATGATATTATTATTAAACGACTTTAAAGTGTGGTTGAAATACATGTGGACTGGTACAAAACCAAGTAGAGAAAACGTTACCAAAGCTTTTAAGCACGATAGTATTAATATTGATTAA
- a CDS encoding TolC family protein — translation MKLNIFKYSFFLLLPFLFISAGAQENLSLAGAIKKGLENNYQIKITESSLEIAKNNNSWGQAGLFPSLSLNAFQSNRYDEGPNQLTGVVQEYNTNILSPAISMNWLLFGGFAVQMSKKNLALLEENSESTTALVVENTIQAIILAYYKVLMEEEKLDILEVIMTLSRDRFNYMQAKKDLGSAVTYDVLQAQNAYLSDSSTFLLQQMAVRTANMNLNLLMAVDAKTIYSLSDEFSNAESTFSFDDLSNNMFANNKTLQNQYINQQLLKNNIKLSQSGLYPSLSMSSGYDFASSRLKYKGLDAITGDAYDYYVNFSLNFNLFNGGKTRRAIANARITEDIGNLQLDELKQSMQIQLTTQYDLYNIRKQLLSVAQENIKSTKLNLDISEEKFKAGAINSFNLRDIQLLFLNTAFRELEARYNLVQSKTDLLRMSGGIISEYN, via the coding sequence ATGAAATTGAATATTTTCAAATATAGTTTTTTCCTTTTACTGCCTTTCCTTTTTATATCTGCTGGTGCACAAGAAAATTTGTCTTTAGCCGGTGCCATTAAAAAAGGCTTGGAAAATAACTACCAGATAAAAATTACTGAAAGCAGTTTAGAAATAGCAAAAAACAATAATAGCTGGGGACAAGCGGGTTTATTCCCTAGTTTAAGCTTAAACGCTTTTCAGTCGAATAGGTATGATGAAGGACCCAACCAATTAACTGGTGTTGTTCAGGAATACAATACAAATATTTTATCGCCTGCCATAAGTATGAACTGGTTATTGTTTGGAGGATTTGCTGTTCAAATGTCGAAAAAGAACTTGGCATTGTTGGAAGAAAATTCAGAAAGCACAACTGCTTTGGTTGTTGAAAACACCATTCAGGCAATTATCCTAGCTTATTATAAAGTGCTGATGGAAGAAGAGAAGCTCGATATTTTGGAAGTAATTATGACCCTTTCGAGAGATCGTTTCAACTATATGCAAGCAAAAAAAGACCTTGGTAGTGCTGTTACTTATGATGTACTACAAGCTCAAAATGCATATTTAAGCGATTCGTCTACTTTCCTTTTGCAACAAATGGCGGTACGCACGGCTAATATGAATTTGAATTTACTCATGGCGGTTGATGCCAAAACAATATATAGCTTAAGCGATGAATTTTCAAACGCTGAGTCAACTTTTAGTTTTGACGATTTGAGCAATAATATGTTTGCAAACAACAAAACATTGCAGAATCAATATATCAATCAGCAATTATTAAAAAACAATATTAAACTTTCACAAAGCGGACTATATCCTTCACTGAGTATGTCCTCAGGATATGACTTTGCCAGCTCACGTTTAAAATACAAAGGATTGGATGCCATTACAGGCGATGCTTACGATTATTATGTTAATTTCTCCTTAAATTTCAATTTATTCAATGGTGGAAAAACCCGCAGAGCCATAGCCAATGCACGCATTACCGAAGACATTGGAAATCTTCAATTGGATGAGTTAAAGCAAAGTATGCAAATTCAGTTAACAACCCAATACGATCTCTACAACATCCGAAAACAACTTTTATCTGTTGCACAGGAAAACATTAAAAGCACCAAATTGAATCTGGATATTTCTGAAGAAAAATTCAAAGCCGGAGCCATAAACTCCTTTAATTTGAGAGATATTCAATTACTCTTTTTAAACACCGCATTTCGTGAGTTGGAAGCACGATATAATTTAGTTCAAAGCAAAACAGACCTCTTGCGTATGAGTGGTGGAATTATTTCGGAGTACAACTAG